A window of Reinekea marina contains these coding sequences:
- a CDS encoding GNAT family N-acetyltransferase, with product MEFKIRKAEIRDYIDIQEIHSMTNAYSGTLQLPLPSEELWKQKLTNQSPYRHLFVAEVSGKVVAITGLMLEQNVRRKHVGSLGISVHDDYANKGIGTALMTKVIDIADYWMAILRLELTVFDDNKAAIKLYEKLGFKKEGVHKQYAFRNGHYCDVIAMARIKGTV from the coding sequence ATGGAATTTAAAATTAGAAAAGCAGAAATACGAGATTACATCGACATTCAAGAGATTCATTCAATGACAAATGCCTATTCAGGTACTTTACAGTTGCCTTTGCCTTCTGAAGAGCTATGGAAGCAAAAATTGACGAATCAGTCGCCATACAGGCATCTTTTTGTTGCAGAAGTAAGTGGTAAAGTCGTCGCGATTACAGGGTTAATGTTAGAGCAAAATGTAAGGCGGAAGCACGTTGGCAGTTTGGGAATTTCAGTTCACGATGACTATGCGAACAAAGGCATAGGCACGGCGTTAATGACAAAAGTAATCGATATTGCTGATTACTGGATGGCGATTCTTAGGCTTGAGCTCACTGTGTTTGATGATAATAAAGCCGCTATAAAACTGTATGAAAAACTTGGCTTTAAAAAGGAAGGCGTTCATAAGCAGTATGCCTTTAGAAATGGTCACTATTGTGATGTAATTGCAATGGCAAGAATAAAAGGCACTGTTTAG
- the sugE gene encoding quaternary ammonium compound efflux SMR transporter SugE, with translation MNWLILFIAGLLEISWAVGLKYTDGFTKLWPSVGTLISLVLSFLLLGFALKTLPVGTAYAIWVGIGAVGTAILGIILFEEPIDALKLVSLALICAGIVGLKLAHN, from the coding sequence ATGAACTGGTTAATTTTATTTATAGCTGGCCTGTTAGAGATCAGCTGGGCTGTGGGGTTAAAGTACACAGACGGCTTTACGAAGTTATGGCCTTCCGTTGGCACCTTGATTTCCTTAGTTTTAAGTTTTCTTTTGCTGGGTTTTGCTCTGAAAACATTGCCCGTTGGTACGGCCTACGCCATTTGGGTCGGTATTGGTGCAGTGGGTACAGCGATTCTAGGAATTATATTATTCGAAGAGCCTATTGATGCCCTCAAGTTAGTTAGCCTAGCATTGATTTGTGCCGGAATCGTAGGGCTGAAATTAGCGCATAACTAG
- a CDS encoding GGDEF domain-containing protein, with the protein MAFVGTVFLLNVSAASFFTYLARQVDTSNLFGIKYFIFYFVVISCSYIAGALLPIVDPVIGNVVGNVLVIVAYFILLAGLISRQGQLGNRRTWALMSIFISTYIAIEVASHAIDIGPSNSVVSRTSTLLMIMGVVLWGYRFVVIDKSNVLFGEKILKLSLIIHFFAGLLTLTLAYVVVDPLLYLIVIMIILCFNTILMTGSLMSLILSDEIQKNYALSTRDSLTNLYNRGYFFERLETLIEHQNRHDRTLSIVIMDLDNFKTINDRFGHVFGDAMLTSFSKVLSGNSRDSDIIARFGGEEFVAALPDTDYDAALIWAQRILNQTNEIQVSNNEYLGVSIGISTLKTGDVAQNRAEKLLDEADKNLYKAKDAGRNRIL; encoded by the coding sequence TTGGCATTCGTAGGAACCGTTTTTTTGCTGAATGTTTCCGCAGCTAGTTTCTTTACCTATCTGGCTAGGCAAGTCGACACCAGTAATTTATTTGGCATTAAATACTTTATTTTTTACTTTGTTGTGATTTCTTGCAGTTACATCGCTGGTGCTCTCTTACCCATCGTCGACCCTGTAATTGGTAATGTTGTTGGCAACGTTCTCGTTATTGTCGCTTACTTTATTTTACTGGCGGGGCTAATAAGCCGACAAGGGCAATTAGGTAATAGACGCACTTGGGCTTTAATGTCGATTTTTATATCGACGTATATCGCCATAGAAGTTGCCTCTCATGCTATCGATATCGGCCCTAGCAATTCTGTTGTTTCTAGAACCAGTACTCTATTGATGATTATGGGGGTGGTGCTATGGGGGTACCGCTTCGTCGTCATTGATAAATCGAATGTTTTATTTGGTGAGAAAATCTTAAAGTTATCATTGATAATACATTTCTTCGCAGGATTACTTACACTAACGCTGGCTTATGTCGTTGTAGACCCCCTACTTTATTTGATCGTTATCATGATTATTCTTTGTTTCAATACCATACTAATGACCGGCTCGTTAATGTCATTGATACTGTCGGATGAAATTCAAAAGAACTATGCGTTATCGACTAGGGATAGTTTGACTAATCTTTATAATCGTGGATATTTTTTTGAACGACTAGAGACGTTAATTGAACATCAAAATCGTCACGATCGAACATTGTCTATTGTCATTATGGATTTAGATAACTTTAAAACTATTAATGATCGTTTTGGGCATGTATTTGGCGATGCAATGTTAACATCATTTTCAAAGGTTTTATCCGGCAACTCTAGAGATTCCGATATTATTGCTAGATTTGGGGGAGAAGAATTTGTGGCCGCATTGCCAGATACTGACTATGACGCGGCTTTAATATGGGCTCAACGTATTCTCAATCAGACCAATGAAATTCAAGTCAGCAATAATGAATACTTGGGTGTCAGTATTGGAATATCAACTTTAAAAACAGGTGATGTTGCACAAAATAGAGCGGAAAAACTATTAGACGAGGCAGATAAAAATCTTTATAAGGCTAAAGACGCAGGGCGAAATCGTATTCTGTAG
- a CDS encoding DUF1007 family protein, whose product MKKLITLSVILLTFCQPVQAHPHSWLQLTTDFVIDNNGDIKQLKQRWIFDPYYSTLTIDDLKKTHGNLDIGLAIHADGIINNLESFNYYSHLSINNENIPINRPSKYHLSSASFEQEALLILEMHFDLPKTAMQSAELKWQVYDPTYYVSMRHDTAKQVRLYNESTLECEPEIIEAEPDEQLRLYAESLDKTQTETTGLGKLFAQTVAVRCF is encoded by the coding sequence ATGAAAAAACTAATTACTCTAAGCGTCATACTGCTCACTTTTTGTCAGCCCGTACAAGCTCACCCGCATTCTTGGTTACAATTAACAACCGACTTTGTCATCGATAACAACGGAGACATCAAGCAGCTTAAGCAACGCTGGATTTTTGACCCATACTACTCAACACTCACCATCGATGATTTAAAAAAGACACACGGCAACTTAGACATTGGGCTAGCCATACACGCAGACGGCATCATCAATAATTTAGAGTCATTCAACTATTATTCTCACCTAAGCATCAATAATGAAAACATACCCATAAACCGCCCAAGTAAATACCACTTATCATCAGCCAGTTTCGAGCAGGAAGCATTATTGATACTAGAAATGCACTTCGACTTGCCTAAAACAGCGATGCAATCAGCCGAATTAAAATGGCAAGTGTACGACCCAACCTACTACGTATCTATGCGCCACGACACCGCCAAACAGGTTCGCCTATACAATGAAAGCACGCTTGAATGTGAGCCAGAAATAATAGAAGCCGAACCCGATGAACAACTACGGTTATACGCAGAATCTTTAGACAAAACACAAACTGAAACCACGGGGCTAGGAAAGTTATTTGCACAGACGGTTGCTGTAAGGTGTTTTTAA
- a CDS encoding nickel/cobalt transporter, whose product MKPKLLALTFVAAMLIFIIALGWFWSDTILLITDLQTIFHKLLSKHIGQFNEHPASNGFILIGISLLYGVFHAAGPGHGKAVLVTYLSTQKETLKQGVLISFLAAIFQAAVAIAIVTVVSVLLDKTFSQANLVNMRTEQSSYVLVMLFGFYFAIHSLLRLRSQLSSDKQALNHHPTEGSNHQHEHSHSDQCCNHTFVPQNKVSTWQTLGIIASMGARPCTGAVMVLIYAKIIGIYWVGIAATLLMGLGTGLTVALLGFLTIYFRDRISSLVSKNESSHHAPLASIAISTLGGTVLIFLGWSLLQASMLPATQHPLF is encoded by the coding sequence ATGAAACCTAAACTACTGGCACTTACTTTTGTTGCTGCAATGCTTATATTTATAATTGCCTTAGGGTGGTTTTGGTCGGACACCATTTTACTGATTACCGATTTACAAACGATATTTCATAAACTGTTATCTAAGCATATTGGTCAATTCAATGAGCACCCTGCTTCAAACGGTTTCATTTTAATTGGTATTTCGCTCCTTTATGGCGTTTTTCATGCGGCGGGCCCTGGTCACGGCAAAGCCGTTTTAGTAACGTACTTGTCGACTCAAAAAGAAACGTTAAAACAAGGCGTTTTGATTTCCTTTTTGGCGGCAATTTTTCAAGCCGCGGTTGCCATTGCAATAGTTACGGTCGTTTCTGTATTACTCGACAAAACCTTTAGCCAAGCTAACCTAGTCAACATGCGTACCGAACAAAGTAGCTATGTTTTGGTCATGTTATTTGGATTCTATTTTGCCATTCACTCTTTACTAAGACTAAGAAGCCAGCTTTCTTCTGATAAGCAGGCACTTAACCACCACCCAACCGAGGGCAGCAACCACCAGCATGAGCACAGCCATAGTGACCAGTGCTGTAACCATACATTTGTTCCGCAAAATAAAGTTTCAACATGGCAAACCCTAGGCATTATTGCTTCTATGGGTGCAAGGCCTTGCACGGGCGCAGTGATGGTTTTAATTTATGCAAAAATTATTGGTATTTATTGGGTTGGCATTGCTGCAACGTTATTGATGGGGCTTGGTACTGGGTTAACAGTGGCCTTACTTGGGTTTTTAACCATTTACTTCCGAGATAGAATAAGCTCGCTAGTGTCCAAAAATGAAAGTAGTCATCACGCTCCATTAGCGTCTATCGCAATTTCTACCTTGGGCGGCACCGTACTTATATTTTTAGGCTGGAGCTTACTGCAAGCCTCTATGTTGCCGGCTACCCAGCACCCTTTATTCTAA
- a CDS encoding zinc ABC transporter substrate-binding protein, which translates to MEGVAKPTLLVKPEYTPHEYTMRPSEARALSKADAVFWIGEDLTPWLEKSLDTLTPSAVKVSLLEVEGTTLHAFREGATFEAHAHDDHEEHEHEEHHDDEHEHHDDHKEHHHEGNDPHAWLDPVNAQVWVREIALTLATIDPVNASTYQANADKTVVNLQNLITRNQAIVGESDLSNFIVFHDAYQYFEKRFDVSAAGAISISDASDPSPARVSEIRDTVAKLGVSCIFTEPQFNANLVKSVFNGTDVVTMGVMDPLGANLKPGKNQYAELINNLMTSLQQCKP; encoded by the coding sequence ATGGAAGGTGTTGCCAAGCCGACTTTACTGGTAAAACCAGAATACACCCCGCATGAATACACAATGCGACCTTCGGAGGCTCGCGCGTTATCAAAAGCTGATGCTGTTTTTTGGATAGGTGAAGACTTAACGCCCTGGTTAGAAAAATCACTCGATACCTTAACTCCTTCAGCGGTTAAGGTGTCTTTGCTTGAAGTTGAAGGCACAACGTTGCACGCCTTTCGTGAAGGCGCAACGTTTGAAGCGCACGCTCATGATGACCATGAAGAACACGAGCATGAAGAGCATCACGATGATGAGCATGAGCACCATGATGACCACAAAGAACACCATCATGAAGGCAACGACCCACACGCTTGGTTAGACCCAGTAAACGCCCAAGTCTGGGTAAGAGAAATTGCCTTAACCTTAGCGACTATAGACCCTGTAAATGCCAGCACTTACCAAGCAAACGCAGACAAAACGGTCGTAAACCTACAAAACTTAATAACCCGCAACCAAGCCATTGTGGGTGAATCTGATTTAAGCAATTTCATTGTTTTCCACGATGCGTACCAATACTTTGAGAAACGCTTTGATGTCAGCGCCGCCGGAGCAATTTCTATATCAGATGCATCTGACCCTAGCCCTGCAAGGGTTTCTGAAATTAGAGATACTGTGGCTAAGCTAGGCGTCAGCTGTATTTTTACCGAGCCACAATTTAATGCCAACTTAGTTAAATCGGTATTTAATGGAACAGACGTTGTTACTATGGGTGTCATGGACCCTCTTGGCGCAAATCTAAAACCCGGCAAAAACCAGTACGCTGAGCTGATTAACAACTTAATGACCAGCCTTCAACAATGTAAGCCTTAA
- a CDS encoding ATP-binding cassette domain-containing protein → MLIVAKDVSAHIMGRKVISNITFAIEPGEIVTIVGPNGSGKTSLLKALIGAIDISAGQIERHPNLRLGYVPQRLHVEAMLPMTVNRFLNLPVKKNDSDITSALINAGVPGIKHQQIIGLSGGQFQRILLARAMLDRPNLLLLDEATQGLDQGGIGAFYRHIDRIRQETNCAVLMVSHDLNIVMRQTDRVICLNKHICCQGKPDHVSASSEYIELFGSGEEHLALYHHQHHQHRHIAKPHKRVEHAG, encoded by the coding sequence TTGCTGATAGTCGCCAAAGACGTAAGCGCTCATATCATGGGCAGAAAAGTGATATCAAACATCACCTTTGCAATAGAGCCGGGTGAAATCGTGACCATTGTTGGGCCTAACGGCTCAGGTAAAACATCGCTTTTAAAAGCCTTGATTGGCGCAATAGATATTTCTGCGGGGCAAATTGAGCGCCACCCAAATTTACGCTTAGGTTATGTCCCGCAGCGGTTGCATGTAGAAGCTATGCTGCCGATGACCGTAAACCGCTTTTTAAACTTACCCGTCAAAAAAAACGATAGTGACATAACCTCCGCCTTAATTAACGCGGGCGTACCCGGTATAAAGCATCAACAAATAATTGGCTTATCGGGCGGTCAGTTTCAGCGCATTTTATTGGCAAGAGCCATGTTAGATCGACCTAATTTATTGTTATTAGATGAAGCAACACAGGGATTAGATCAGGGCGGTATTGGTGCTTTTTATCGGCACATTGATCGTATTCGTCAAGAGACTAACTGTGCCGTTTTAATGGTCAGTCACGATCTTAATATTGTTATGCGCCAAACGGATCGGGTTATTTGTTTAAATAAACACATTTGCTGCCAGGGCAAGCCCGATCATGTCAGCGCATCTTCTGAATACATCGAGTTATTTGGCTCGGGTGAAGAGCATCTAGCGTTGTACCATCATCAACATCATCAACATCGTCACATAGCGAAGCCACATAAAAGGGTCGAGCATGCTGGATGA
- a CDS encoding metal ABC transporter permease: MLDDFMFRAALAGLGVNMTAAPLGCFVVWRRMAYFGDATAHAAILGVALSLVLSLPMLPSVLFAASIMALLSLKLANRGYAMDTLLGVLAHSALAVGLVSVSFVSGVRIDLMAYLFGDILAVSKVDLITIWVGAVLVIGLMTHRWSNLLLVTLSPELAIASGVSPKREQLILTLSLAIVVAVAIKIVGVLLIVAMLIIPAAAARALSRTPEVMAIAAAIIGAMSSLLGLWASYLFDTPTGPTMVSIATCLFLIIAAGRRGYMRLVGERPMAGY, from the coding sequence ATGCTGGATGATTTTATGTTTCGTGCTGCTCTGGCGGGCTTAGGTGTGAACATGACGGCTGCGCCTTTAGGTTGTTTTGTGGTTTGGCGTCGAATGGCCTACTTTGGTGATGCAACGGCACACGCAGCAATTTTAGGCGTTGCGCTGTCGTTAGTTTTATCATTACCTATGTTGCCCAGCGTGTTGTTTGCGGCATCGATCATGGCATTGCTGTCGCTAAAATTAGCCAACCGTGGTTATGCAATGGATACCCTATTGGGTGTGTTGGCCCATTCTGCATTAGCAGTGGGTTTAGTTTCTGTTTCTTTCGTTTCGGGTGTTCGAATAGACCTTATGGCCTATTTGTTCGGCGATATATTAGCCGTCAGCAAAGTTGATTTGATCACCATTTGGGTCGGTGCGGTGTTGGTTATTGGGTTAATGACACACCGCTGGTCTAATTTGTTGTTGGTCACTTTAAGCCCAGAATTAGCAATTGCCAGTGGCGTGTCTCCCAAGCGCGAACAATTAATTCTCACCTTATCTTTGGCCATAGTGGTGGCCGTTGCCATTAAGATAGTGGGCGTTCTGCTTATTGTTGCCATGCTTATTATTCCGGCGGCCGCTGCAAGGGCCTTAAGCCGAACTCCTGAAGTAATGGCCATTGCAGCCGCAATAATTGGGGCAATGTCTAGCTTGCTTGGGCTGTGGGCATCTTATTTGTTCGACACACCAACGGGTCCAACCATGGTCTCTATTGCTACGTGCTTATTCTTAATAATTGCCGCAGGACGCAGGGGTTACATGCGGTTAGTTGGCGAGCGACCTATGGCTGGTTATTAG
- a CDS encoding Fur family transcriptional regulator produces MSMHPHNCGHDHDVNSSLVLAEQQCKDKGARLTPKRKQVLSVLLKSDKALSAYDIIDRYKDDFGEAPPAMSIYRILEFLESEHLVHKLQLANKFVSCSHITCCESHEDSIFFICSTCNKVEEAVIKPATFEELKNSGSAAGFKLDSPQLEINCICTQCSLSA; encoded by the coding sequence ATGTCCATGCACCCACATAATTGCGGCCATGACCATGATGTAAATTCTAGTTTGGTGCTCGCCGAACAGCAATGTAAGGATAAGGGCGCGCGTTTAACGCCCAAGCGTAAGCAGGTGTTATCGGTATTGCTAAAATCAGATAAAGCGTTATCGGCCTATGATATTATAGATCGCTATAAAGACGATTTTGGCGAAGCACCTCCTGCCATGTCTATTTACAGAATTTTAGAATTTTTAGAGAGTGAACATTTGGTGCATAAGTTGCAGTTGGCTAATAAATTTGTGTCTTGCTCTCACATTACCTGCTGCGAATCTCACGAAGATTCTATCTTTTTTATCTGCTCAACATGCAACAAAGTAGAAGAAGCTGTGATTAAACCGGCAACGTTTGAAGAACTTAAAAATAGCGGTTCGGCTGCAGGGTTTAAATTAGATTCGCCACAATTGGAAATAAATTGCATTTGTACGCAGTGCAGCCTTTCGGCGTAA
- a CDS encoding CobW family GTP-binding protein — MTKAIEPLQAIPTNIITGFLGVGKTSAILHLLKNKPEQERWAVLVNEFGEIGVDGALFGAKHSEQTGVYISEVPGGCMCCAAGLPMKIALNELIRRSKPDRLLIEPTGLGHPKEVLKALSESHYQSVLDIQKTITLVDARNLAEPRYTEHETFNQQLVIADIVVGNKADLYGESDRHNLESYVAQLSKAQVDIVLTEYGAVDYNLLEGKTGYDLSRLHHHHHHEPSSRPLAGEQELPSSGVIKAVNEGEGFISVGWRIVPSKIFSYEKVRQFVEQTNSERLKAVFITEKGIYSYNKTREGIQEWVLDEYPESRIEIISQKESRHWSSDLFNCLA, encoded by the coding sequence ATGACAAAAGCTATCGAGCCGCTGCAAGCTATTCCTACAAACATAATTACAGGTTTTTTAGGGGTAGGAAAAACGTCTGCCATATTACATTTGTTGAAAAATAAGCCAGAGCAAGAGCGTTGGGCCGTCTTAGTGAATGAGTTTGGTGAAATAGGCGTCGATGGTGCATTATTTGGTGCTAAACATTCGGAACAGACGGGCGTGTACATATCTGAAGTTCCGGGTGGGTGTATGTGTTGCGCCGCTGGTTTGCCTATGAAAATAGCCTTGAACGAATTAATCCGGCGTTCAAAACCCGATCGACTGTTAATTGAGCCGACAGGCTTGGGGCACCCTAAAGAAGTATTAAAGGCATTGTCAGAAAGCCATTACCAAAGCGTGTTAGATATTCAAAAAACAATCACCTTAGTTGATGCCCGAAATTTAGCGGAGCCTCGCTATACCGAACATGAAACGTTTAACCAGCAATTAGTTATTGCCGATATCGTAGTGGGCAACAAAGCAGACTTGTATGGTGAGTCTGATCGACATAATTTGGAAAGCTACGTTGCGCAGCTGTCCAAAGCACAGGTAGATATTGTGCTAACCGAATATGGCGCCGTAGATTATAACTTGCTTGAAGGAAAAACAGGTTATGATTTATCCCGCTTACATCATCACCATCATCATGAACCCAGTAGCCGCCCCTTGGCGGGCGAGCAAGAACTCCCTAGCAGCGGTGTGATTAAAGCCGTTAACGAAGGGGAGGGCTTTATCAGTGTTGGTTGGCGGATCGTTCCAAGTAAAATTTTCTCATACGAAAAAGTACGCCAGTTTGTCGAACAAACAAACTCAGAGCGCCTAAAAGCGGTGTTTATCACCGAAAAAGGCATTTACAGTTACAATAAAACTCGCGAAGGCATTCAAGAGTGGGTGTTAGATGAATACCCCGAAAGCCGAATAGAAATAATTTCCCAGAAAGAGTCCCGCCATTGGAGCAGTGATTTATTTAACTGCCTTGCATAG
- a CDS encoding helix-turn-helix transcriptional regulator has protein sequence MKNKLKVLRAERDWTQADLAEKLEVSRQTINAIEKDKFDPSLPLAFKAARLFKLTIEEIFEDQ, from the coding sequence ATGAAAAATAAACTCAAAGTGTTGCGTGCCGAACGAGACTGGACACAAGCCGATTTAGCTGAAAAACTGGAGGTATCACGGCAAACGATCAACGCCATCGAAAAAGATAAGTTTGATCCGAGTTTGCCACTGGCCTTTAAAGCGGCTCGATTGTTTAAATTAACGATCGAAGAGATTTTTGAAGACCAGTAA
- a CDS encoding VOC family protein: MKTQYLEIVTNDVEAVCTAYAATHNVQFTEKDPMLGDARTATLADGSLVGVRAPMRETEAPVVRPYWLVNNIEEAVAAVEKSGGKIAMPPTEIPGKGTFAIYLQGGNDHGLWQL; this comes from the coding sequence ATGAAAACTCAATACCTTGAAATAGTTACCAACGATGTAGAGGCGGTTTGTACCGCTTATGCGGCCACCCACAATGTGCAGTTTACCGAAAAAGACCCAATGCTCGGAGATGCTAGAACCGCAACTTTGGCTGATGGCAGCTTAGTGGGGGTTAGAGCCCCTATGCGAGAAACAGAAGCCCCAGTGGTGCGCCCATACTGGTTGGTCAATAACATTGAAGAAGCCGTTGCAGCCGTTGAAAAAAGTGGTGGCAAAATAGCCATGCCACCAACTGAAATACCAGGAAAGGGCACGTTCGCTATCTACTTACAGGGCGGGAATGATCATGGTTTATGGCAGCTATAG